In Nocardioides bizhenqiangii, the DNA window GGTCTGGGCGATGTAGCCGGTCATGGCCTGGTGCCCGCTGAAGGGATCGACGTCGAACCGCTTCTGCGCACCGGCGGCGAGAGCGACGATCATCGTTTCTCCGACGGCTCGGGACATCCCGAGCACGACGGCAGCGGCGATGCCGGAGAGCGCGGCCGGGAAGACCACGCGGAGTGTCGTCTGCATCCTGTTGGCGCCCATCGCGAGCGATCCCTGCCGCATCGAGTGCGGCACGGCCGACATGGCGTCCTCAGAGAGCGAGGCGATGGTCGGGATCACCATCACGCCGAGCACCAGGCCAGCCGCCAGCGAGTTCGTGAAGCCGACCTCGAGTGCCAGGATGTCCTGGAGCAGCGTCGGCGTGACGAACTTGAGTGCGAAGAACCCGTAGACCACGGAGGGCACACCGGCGAGCAGCTCGACCGTGGGCTTCAGCCACTTCCGGGCGCGCGGCGAGGCGTACTCCGAGAGATAGGCAGCGGCTCCGAGGCCCAGCGGCACCGCGACCAGCAGCGCGATCACGGTCACCATCAGCGTGCCGACGATCAGCGGGAGCACGGCGTAGGTGCCCTCGGTTGCGAAGAAGTCGCCGAAGGCGACCCTCTTGCCGTCATCGCCCGCGGCCATCCCCGGCCAGTCGAAGAAGTCGATCACCGGCCGGATGAGGGTGACGACGATGCCGATGGTGATGGCGACGGACAGCACGGCACAGGTGAGCAGCACCGCCTTGATCACGGCTTCGCCGGGGCGGAGCTTGTGGCTCAGATCGACTGGGGCCCGCAGGCCCGCCCGGTCGGGCGGGCCTGCGGGGAGGAGCGTGTCACTCATGAGGGTGGGATGTACCTCAGAGATCCGGGTTGACCACGATGGTCAGCGCGTCGGTGGCAACCTGGAGCTCCACGTACTCGACGCCCTCGGCCTCGCACGCTGCGATCTCCTCTTCGTCGATCGGACGAGACGCGTCGGAGACGTCGGTCTCGCCGGCGCAGAAGAGCTCGAACCCGCCACCCGTTCCGGCTTCACCGACGGTGACCTTGACGTCGGGGTTGACCTCCGCCAGTCCCTCCTGGGCGAGGACGCTCATCGGGTAGACGGTGGAGGAACCATCGACCTTGACGTCGCCCGAGGAGCCCTCGGCTCCGGAGCCACCCAGCTCCTCGAGCGCGCTCTGGGTCTCGGCGTACAGCTCCTCGCTGAGCGGGACGAACTGCCCGGCCTCGGCAATGTCGGCGAGGTTGTTGATGTAGAAGTCCACGTACTCCTGGACAGCCTCGTTGTCGGTGTAGTTGGCCTTGTTCACGTAGATGAACAGCGGTCGGGCCAGTGGCGTGTAGGTGCCGTCCTGGGCGGTCTCGGCCGACGGGGCGACACATCCGTCGCCGCTGTC includes these proteins:
- a CDS encoding substrate-binding domain-containing protein — protein: MKSFSLRRGLVPSVVTLALAATLAACGSDDDDGGDDTEAATASVDCLTVEQVVELWKPGSEITNWSQLDDSFPDQEINLFGPGTDSGTYDYMASEIVDPDAEEPATRDDYEASEDDNVLVDGVAGTEGATGYFGYTYYEQNKDRLAAVSIDSGDGCVAPSAETAQDGTYTPLARPLFIYVNKANYTDNEAVQEYVDFYINNLADIAEAGQFVPLSEELYAETQSALEELGGSGAEGSSGDVKVDGSSTVYPMSVLAQEGLAEVNPDVKVTVGEAGTGGGFELFCAGETDVSDASRPIDEEEIAACEAEGVEYVELQVATDALTIVVNPDL
- the pstC gene encoding phosphate ABC transporter permease subunit PstC translates to MSDTLLPAGPPDRAGLRAPVDLSHKLRPGEAVIKAVLLTCAVLSVAITIGIVVTLIRPVIDFFDWPGMAAGDDGKRVAFGDFFATEGTYAVLPLIVGTLMVTVIALLVAVPLGLGAAAYLSEYASPRARKWLKPTVELLAGVPSVVYGFFALKFVTPTLLQDILALEVGFTNSLAAGLVLGVMVIPTIASLSEDAMSAVPHSMRQGSLAMGANRMQTTLRVVFPAALSGIAAAVVLGMSRAVGETMIVALAAGAQKRFDVDPFSGHQAMTGYIAQTFGGENPVGSTPYNMAFAVAMTLFVMTLILNIVSMIFVRRFRNVY